The Xyrauchen texanus isolate HMW12.3.18 chromosome 28, RBS_HiC_50CHRs, whole genome shotgun sequence genome has a segment encoding these proteins:
- the gja1b gene encoding gap junction alpha-1 protein: MGDWSALGRLLDKVQAYSTAGGKIWLSVLFIFRILVLGTAVESAWGDEQSAFKCNTQQPGCENVCYDKSFPISHVRFWVLQIIFVSTPTLLYLAHVFYLMRKEVKLNRREEELKVVQNDGGDVDLHLKKIELKKLKYGLQEHGKVKMKGALLRTYIVSILFKSIFEVVFLMIQWYIYGFSLSAVYTCERSPCPHQVDCFLSRPTEKTVFIIFMLVVSVVSLVLNVIELFYVSFKRIKDRLKGRQNEFQTGTLSPTPKELSPTKYAYYNGCSSPTAPLSPMSPPGYKLATGERTNSCRNYNKQANEQNWANYSTEQNRLGQNGSTISNSHAQAFEYPDDTHEHKKLTAGPELQPLALIDARPCSRASSRMSSRPRPDDLDV; this comes from the coding sequence ATGGGTGACTGGAGTGCTCTGGGAAGGCTCCTTGACAAGGTGCAGGCCTACTCCACTGCCGGAGGGAAGATCTGGCTCTCTGTACTCTTCATCTTCCGGATCCTGGTTCTGGGAACTGCAGTGGAGTCAGCTTGGGGGGATGAGCAGTCGGCTTTCAAGTGCAACACCCAGCAGCCTGGTTGCGAGAATGTCTGCTATGACAAATCGTTCCCCATTTCACACGTGCGTTTCTGGGTGCTGCAGATCATCTTCGTGTCTACCCCTACGCTTCTGTACCTAGCACATGTGTTTTACCTGATGCGCAAAGAGGTGAAGCTGAACCGCAGAGAGGAGGAGCTGAAGGTGGTACAGAATGACGGAGGTGATGTGGATCTCCATCTGAAGAAGATCGAGCTCAAGAAGCTCAAGTATGGCCTGCAGGAACATGGCAAGGTGAAGATGAAGGGTGCTCTCCTGCGCACCTACATCGTGAGCATCCTTTTCAAGTCGATCTTTGAGGTGGTCTTCCTGATGATCCAGTGGTACATATACGGCTTCAGCCTGTCGGCCGTGTACACTTGCGAGCGCTCGCCTTGCCCCCATCAAGTGGACTGTTTCCTTTCTAGGCCTACGGAGAAGACTGTCTTTATTATCTTCATGCTGGTGGTTTCTGTGGTCTCACTTGTGCTCAACGTTATCGAGCTATTCTACGTGTCATTCAAACGGATCAAGGACCGCTTGAAAGGTAGACAAAACGAGTTCCAAACCGGCACCTTGAGCCCTACACCTAAGGAACTGTCCCCCACAAAATACGCATACTACAATGGTTGCTCCTCACCGACCGCGCCACTTTCGCCAATGTCACCGCCTGGCTACAAGCTAGCCACCGGCGAGCGGACCAACTCTTGTCGCAATTACAACAAGCAGGCCAATGAGCAAAACTGGGCCAACTACAGTACCGAGCAAAATCGTCTTGGCCAGAACGGCAGCACCATCTCCAATTCACATGCTCAAGCCTTTGAGTACCCCGATGATACGCACGAGCACAAGAAACTAACGGCAGGCCCCGAGTTGCAGCCATTAGCTTTGATAGATGCACGGCCATGCAGTCGGGCCAGCAGCCGCATGAGCAGTCGACCGAGGCCCGACGACCTGGATGTCTAG